DNA from Massilia antarctica:
GCTCACGTGCAAGCGCTTCGATGTGGTCCGCTTTGGCGCGCGCGATGGCCACCGGGAACGTGCCGCAGTCCGCCTGCCCCTGCTGGTGGATCTGCATCATGCTTGCCTGCGCCTGGTCCGGAGACATCGCCAGGATCGATTCGAGCACCTCGACCACAAAGGCCATCGACGTGTAGTCGTCATTGAGCATTACCAGGCGCGCTTGAGCGCTGCCTGGCGCGAGTGCACCGTCCTGCTCCGCGCCTGCACCGTGCGCAACGCGACAGGCCAGGCGGTAGCGATCAAGGCCATGCTCCTCCAGCGCACTGGCTGCAAGGCCTATGCGATGGCGCACGATGGCAAACAGCAGGACGCCCGTATCGACCGGCCTTGCCATGCTGATACCGCGGACCGTCGCCTTCAAGAGGGCGTGCTCCAGTTGCTCGCTGGGTAAGATGGTTCGTCCAAGATAGTGATCCAGCTTCGCGATCCCGATCGGCAGGCACTGCGCGAGCAGCGCGACCAGGTGCGCGCGCCATCCGCTTGGCCAGCGATGCGCGTTTGCCGCTTCCGCAAGCTGCTCGGCCACCATGGTGCGCAGGTTCGCGTGCAGCGCGGCCACCTTCCCCGCCGCCATGCAGTCATTCAATATCGCGCGGGCCCCATCGTCCTCGATCACATGGACCAGCACCCGTTCCAGGGTGAGGCGTCTGTCGTGGTGGCGGTGGCATGCCGCAAACGATTCCTGCAGCACGCGTTCGAGGTCAGGGGCAGGAGCGCCAGGGGCGATACTCACATGGTTCATGACGCGATCACCTGTTATTCCAGCGGGAAAATTGTAAACATTTCAAGAAGAACGGGATGTTATCCAGTCTTTGTACACCGGTCAATCCGGATCGTTGATGCATGGCGAGCGACGGCAGCTGTTGTGCCCAGGCCTCATGACAATAGATTAAACAATGACTTGCGCGCCCCGCTCCGGCACCCGGCGGGCACTGCAAGACGCGCGGGCCGCAAC
Protein-coding regions in this window:
- a CDS encoding ATP-dependent Clp protease adaptor ClpS; translated protein: MNHVSIAPGAPAPDLERVLQESFAACHRHHDRRLTLERVLVHVIEDDGARAILNDCMAAGKVAALHANLRTMVAEQLAEAANAHRWPSGWRAHLVALLAQCLPIGIAKLDHYLGRTILPSEQLEHALLKATVRGISMARPVDTGVLLFAIVRHRIGLAASALEEHGLDRYRLACRVAHGAGAEQDGALAPGSAQARLVMLNDDYTSMAFVVEVLESILAMSPDQAQASMMQIHQQGQADCGTFPVAIARAKADHIEALARERCEPLRVRLASA